GACTCTTGATGGTCACACGATCATTTCCCATGCGACCTGCCATACGCGTGCCCTTGAGGACACGTCCGGGGGTGGTACCCGAACCGATAGAGCCGGGAGCGCGCGTGCGGTCTGATTGACCGTGCGTTTTTGGCCCACCACCGAATCCATGGCGCTTTACTCCACCCTGGAACCCTTTACCTTTGGAGGTGCCGACGATATCGACTTCTTCACCTACTTTAAACAGGCCGGCATCAAATCTTGCGCCAAGTTCCAGTTTTTCCGGGCTGGTACCATCCTGCAATCGCACCTCGCGCAGTACCTTGAACGGACCCAATTCGGGCCCCGGTCGCCGCTGGCGATTCTTCTGTACCTTCAACAACTTCTGTATCTGTTTATCTTTTTTCTCGTTATTCGCAGGAGCCGTAGGCGCCTCTGATTCCTCCGCGGCATCCTCGTCGGTCTTTTTGGAGCCATGCTCCTGCTGGTACGCCTGCAGGCGTTTGCGCTGTGCCTTCAATAATGGCAGGCTGTGTCCGAGGTGCCCCAGTTCAGGACGGGTGGCGCTCTTCAATCGCTTCTGCTCAAAACCGAT
The window above is part of the Ktedonobacteraceae bacterium genome. Proteins encoded here:
- the rplC gene encoding 50S ribosomal protein L3, which codes for MLSGLLGRKVGMTQVFGENGAVIPVTVIEAGPCVVTQIKTVAHDGYEAVQIGFEQKRLKSATRPELGHLGHSLPLLKAQRKRLQAYQQEHGSKKTDEDAAEESEAPTAPANNEKKDKQIQKLLKVQKNRQRRPGPELGPFKVLREVRLQDGTSPEKLELGARFDAGLFKVGEEVDIVGTSKGKGFQGGVKRHGFGGGPKTHGQSDRTRAPGSIGSGTTPGRVLKGTRMAGRMGNDRVTIKSLQVIQADPERNLLVVKGSVPGANGGLLMIKKHVKR